A single genomic interval of Helianthus annuus cultivar XRQ/B chromosome 6, HanXRQr2.0-SUNRISE, whole genome shotgun sequence harbors:
- the LOC118479633 gene encoding extensin-like, translating into MGLENAAAVTTVAAVTHFRRHHHHHPPPPQLSPATTHLHPSRHPPSSLPTVTHHPHLRPRCHSPPPTTPDTIAPQLPPTRLRRQPPPTSTTDHHRRRHPPQLLSPPPTSAPATTHRCHPPPLPPTIATIATYHHPPPPTTVTQH; encoded by the exons ATGGGGTTGGAGAATG CTGCCGCCGTGACTACCGTCGCCGCCGTCACCCACttccgccgccaccaccaccaccacccacctccaccccAGCTGTCTcccgccaccacccacctccaccccAGTCGTCACCCACCTTCGTCGCTACCAACCGTCACCCACCATCCACACCTCCGCCCCCGCTGTCActcgccaccacccaccacccccGACACCATCGCGCCACAGCTGCCACCCACCCGCCTCCGCCGTCAgccgccacccacctccaccaccgaccaccaccgtCGCCGTCACCCACCACAATTGTTGTCGCCTCCACCTACCTCTGCACCCGCCACCACCCACCGCTGCCACCCACCGCCACTACCTCCGACCATCGCTACCATTGCCAcctaccaccacccaccaccaccgactACCGTCACTCAACACtga